In Paenibacillus ihbetae, the following are encoded in one genomic region:
- a CDS encoding glucose-6-phosphate isomerase, with amino-acid sequence MKDNYGAASALAPFAVYFSLHNGRSDTRASLRRHLSNMKGMYADDHALSLMLEQEDVLLYEFHELGIPESPGNLAFGTSIVYPGKIGEEYFMTKGHFHTILDTAEVYYCIGGKGLMLMENPEGEWEVQEFTPGRAVYVPGRYAHRSINTGTEPLITFYVFRADAGHDYGSIETRGFRKIAVERDGKPALVDNPKWHA; translated from the coding sequence ATGAAAGACAATTATGGAGCGGCCAGTGCTCTCGCACCGTTTGCCGTCTATTTCAGTCTGCACAACGGACGTTCCGACACGCGGGCATCGCTTCGGCGCCATCTATCCAATATGAAGGGCATGTATGCGGATGACCATGCTTTGTCTTTGATGCTTGAACAGGAAGACGTCCTTTTATATGAATTCCACGAGCTTGGCATTCCCGAGTCTCCGGGAAATCTTGCGTTCGGCACAAGCATCGTCTACCCCGGCAAGATCGGCGAAGAGTACTTTATGACCAAAGGTCACTTCCATACGATTCTGGATACGGCTGAGGTGTATTACTGCATCGGCGGCAAGGGATTGATGCTGATGGAAAATCCCGAGGGGGAATGGGAGGTTCAGGAGTTTACGCCGGGCCGCGCCGTTTATGTCCCTGGGCGGTATGCGCACCGAAGTATCAACACGGGCACGGAGCCGCTCATCACCTTCTATGTATTTCGTGCCGATGCGGGTCATGACTATGGCTCGATCGAAACGAGAGGCTTCCGGAAAATTGCGGTGGAGCGGGACGGCAAGCCGGCCCTTGTAGACAATCCGAAATGGCATGCGTAA
- a CDS encoding phosphoglycerate dehydrogenase yields the protein MGRKVLATPRSFGTGSQGAADLLARRGFDLRLNPYGRILTKAEMIREIRDAEAVIVGVDPLDREVLSQAERLKLISKYGVGTDNIDAAYAAQRGIRITTTVGANTEAVADYAFTLMLAAARRVIPIDRACRRGDWTKTLTVDVHGSTLGLIGLGHIGKAVARRAKGFDMKIMAYDHLRDEDFAVRHGITYVDTLQTLIEQADFVSLHLPLNEHTRHLIGPREFETMKESAVLINTARGGLIDETAMLDALKAGRIWGAGLDVFEREPPDLEDLHTLDNLVIGSHCAASTRHAVENMGMMAVRNVIQHLCGEEG from the coding sequence TTGGGAAGAAAGGTGCTGGCAACGCCGAGGTCCTTCGGAACGGGAAGCCAGGGAGCGGCGGACCTTCTGGCCAGGCGCGGTTTCGACCTCCGTCTTAATCCGTACGGCCGGATCCTCACGAAGGCAGAGATGATTCGCGAGATCCGGGATGCGGAGGCGGTGATCGTCGGCGTCGATCCGTTGGATCGGGAGGTGCTCAGTCAGGCAGAACGGCTCAAGCTTATCTCCAAATACGGCGTCGGCACGGACAATATCGATGCGGCTTACGCGGCCCAGCGGGGGATTCGGATCACAACGACGGTCGGCGCCAATACCGAGGCGGTTGCGGATTACGCGTTCACACTCATGCTGGCCGCTGCGCGAAGGGTGATCCCGATCGATAGGGCATGCCGCCGGGGAGACTGGACCAAGACGTTGACCGTGGATGTGCATGGCAGCACGCTCGGTTTGATTGGTCTGGGGCATATCGGAAAAGCGGTGGCCCGCCGGGCAAAAGGCTTTGATATGAAAATTATGGCTTATGACCATCTTCGTGATGAGGATTTCGCCGTCCGTCACGGCATCACGTACGTCGATACGCTGCAGACACTGATCGAGCAAGCGGACTTCGTCAGCCTGCATCTCCCGCTGAATGAGCATACGCGCCATCTGATCGGTCCGCGCGAGTTCGAGACCATGAAGGAATCCGCCGTGCTGATCAACACCGCCCGCGGCGGGCTTATCGATGAAACCGCCATGCTGGATGCGCTGAAAGCGGGGCGAATCTGGGGAGCCGGACTCGATGTATTCGAGCGGGAACCGCCCGATCTTGAAGACCTGCATACGCTTGATAATCTTGTGATCGGCTCTCACTGCGCCGCGTCCACAAGACATGCGGTCGAAAATATGGGCATGATGGCGGTCAGGAACGTCATTCAACATTTGTGCGGGGAGGAAGGATGA
- a CDS encoding shikimate dehydrogenase family protein: MPYENNDKPTFYFIGVSTGQSSIMRLFPLWAEALQLGDVQIKGMDLPIHAAPEAYRDAVSFIKQDPMSLGALVTTHKIDLYLAAKDLFDELDDYASMFNELSSISKRGGKLVGCAKDPISSGLSMEAFIPEGHWNGSGEAFIMGAGGSALAISSYLTQADHGTDIPSKIIISNRSRPRLESAERLLSSIDTATRFEYRLCPEPEDNDRILHELPEQSLIINATGLGKDRPGSPLTDNARFPRGSLVWELNYRGDLKFMHQARAQKEQSGLHVEDGWVYFLHGWTQVIQEVFDIRISGDQFDRLARIASSLRS; this comes from the coding sequence GTGCCATACGAAAACAACGATAAACCGACGTTTTATTTTATCGGCGTCTCGACGGGGCAGTCGTCCATTATGAGATTGTTTCCGCTCTGGGCGGAAGCTTTACAGCTCGGCGACGTTCAGATTAAGGGGATGGACCTGCCGATTCATGCCGCTCCGGAGGCGTACCGGGATGCCGTAAGCTTTATCAAGCAGGATCCCATGTCGCTCGGAGCCCTGGTGACGACGCATAAAATCGACTTATATCTCGCCGCCAAGGATCTGTTCGATGAGCTGGATGATTATGCCAGCATGTTCAACGAGCTAAGCTCCATCTCGAAGCGCGGCGGCAAGCTGGTCGGATGCGCCAAAGACCCGATATCCAGCGGCTTGTCCATGGAGGCGTTTATCCCGGAAGGCCACTGGAATGGTTCAGGCGAAGCGTTCATTATGGGCGCTGGCGGAAGCGCGCTGGCGATCAGCTCTTATCTTACGCAGGCTGACCATGGCACCGACATTCCTTCGAAAATCATCATCAGCAACCGGAGCCGTCCTCGACTGGAATCGGCAGAGCGGCTGCTTAGCAGCATCGATACGGCCACCCGGTTCGAGTACCGCCTGTGCCCTGAGCCCGAAGATAATGATCGCATTCTCCATGAGCTTCCGGAACAATCCCTTATCATAAACGCCACAGGCTTGGGCAAGGATCGTCCCGGCTCGCCGCTGACGGACAATGCAAGGTTTCCTCGGGGCAGTCTCGTTTGGGAGCTGAATTACCGCGGCGATCTGAAGTTTATGCATCAAGCCCGTGCCCAAAAGGAGCAGAGCGGGCTGCACGTTGAGGATGGCTGGGTGTATTTCCTCCATGGCTGGACTCAGGTTATTCAGGAGGTTTTCGACATCCGCATCTCAGGCGATCAGTTTGATCGATTAGCGCGGATTGCATCCAGCCTGCGGTCCTGA
- a CDS encoding alcohol dehydrogenase catalytic domain-containing protein — MQAARLYGQNDVRVLDVPKPAIGEDEVLLQVKCAGICGTDLRMIKNGSPYIGEDSPRILGHELSGVLCEVGGAVEGYECGMRVAVAPNMGCGICESCVRADYHLCAKYKALGVQLDGGFAEYVRIPASAVRFGNIAVLPSHVTFEQATLIEPLSCVYNGLLQSPVHLGDDVLIIGAGPIGIMYALLAKHSGAGRVFIANRSHERLRLCREIDDSLITLPAEGLTEEIDRLTGGRGVDMCVTANPSPESQQLAIELTAMNGRINFFGGLPQQMSGVELHTNRIHYKQISVTGSTKANNHHFRKTLQLIASGLLDADRLISRRFPLSGTQEALAYAGSSLGIKTLIGFE, encoded by the coding sequence ATGCAAGCAGCGAGATTATACGGTCAAAACGACGTGCGCGTGTTGGATGTGCCAAAGCCCGCCATTGGAGAGGATGAGGTTTTGCTGCAGGTGAAGTGCGCGGGGATTTGCGGAACGGATCTGCGAATGATCAAGAACGGGTCTCCGTATATCGGGGAAGACTCGCCGCGAATACTCGGTCATGAGCTCAGCGGGGTTCTGTGTGAAGTGGGCGGTGCGGTTGAAGGTTATGAATGCGGGATGCGAGTGGCCGTCGCCCCCAATATGGGCTGTGGCATCTGCGAATCCTGCGTCCGGGCAGACTACCATCTTTGCGCGAAATATAAAGCCCTGGGCGTACAACTGGATGGAGGATTTGCCGAGTACGTGCGAATTCCGGCAAGCGCGGTCCGGTTCGGTAATATCGCCGTGCTGCCAAGCCACGTAACCTTCGAGCAGGCGACCTTGATCGAGCCTCTATCCTGTGTATACAACGGACTGTTACAGTCACCGGTTCATCTGGGCGATGATGTGCTGATCATCGGCGCAGGTCCGATCGGCATCATGTATGCTTTGCTGGCAAAGCATTCCGGCGCAGGGCGAGTCTTCATCGCCAATCGATCGCATGAACGGCTGCGTCTGTGCCGGGAAATCGATGACTCGCTGATCACACTGCCTGCCGAGGGACTGACGGAGGAAATCGACAGGCTGACGGGAGGCCGCGGCGTCGATATGTGCGTAACGGCAAATCCGTCACCCGAATCGCAGCAGCTGGCAATTGAGCTTACGGCCATGAACGGACGCATCAATTTCTTTGGGGGCTTGCCCCAGCAGATGAGCGGGGTAGAGCTGCACACCAACCGGATTCATTACAAGCAGATATCCGTTACCGGATCGACGAAAGCGAACAATCATCACTTTCGAAAGACGCTCCAGCTGATCGCGAGCGGGCTGCTGGATGCGGATCGGCTCATATCCCGGAGGTTCCCGCTATCCGGAACGCAAGAGGCCCTCGCATACGCGGGCAGCTCGCTCGGAATCAAGACATTAATAGGATTCGAATAA
- a CDS encoding FGGY-family carbohydrate kinase, whose translation MRYFISADIGTQGTKAAVVDDTGRIVSSAFRPSRLIRGQDGRIEQEPEEMFASTVDAIEEAVSKPQVPKGRIAAIGLDGQMAGILGIDREWRAVTPYDSWLDSRCSSVMGDMKAWGEERFIALTGCPVTNAHGPKQLWWKRERPDVYRKIAKFVVPAVYITGRLAGLRADQAFIDDTYLHFTGFADTGQGIWSEELIRAFGMDIEKLPSIVRPWKVIGYLQPEHADAAALPPGIPIVAGCGDTAACALGAGLTEPGRLLDIAGTASVLAGCTDHYKPDTQTRTLMYARSVIPDLYLPLAYINGGGECIAWFGKLVGSRSGAASSYDELNREAGRIPPGSDGLLFIPHFGGRVCPSDSQLRGGWIGMHWGHGQAAMYRSILESIAYEYAGYLSILKHAVGQVAFSQVHVVGGGASSALFNQIKADVLGLPYRTMQNQETALTAIALIAGYGIGTVPSLAEAAAGQAKPEQMYDPDHSKRGTYARYAAAYHEAVSRLSELYQQRLQQHG comes from the coding sequence TTGAGGTATTTTATTAGCGCCGATATCGGCACGCAAGGGACAAAAGCGGCGGTCGTCGACGATACGGGCCGGATCGTCTCTTCCGCCTTCCGCCCGTCCCGGCTCATTCGGGGGCAAGATGGCCGGATCGAACAGGAGCCGGAGGAGATGTTTGCCTCGACCGTGGATGCCATCGAGGAGGCCGTTTCGAAACCGCAGGTTCCGAAAGGGCGGATCGCTGCAATCGGCCTGGACGGGCAAATGGCCGGCATCCTCGGCATCGATCGGGAATGGAGGGCCGTGACGCCCTACGATTCCTGGCTGGACTCTCGCTGTTCCTCCGTGATGGGGGACATGAAGGCTTGGGGCGAGGAACGGTTCATCGCCCTTACCGGATGTCCCGTCACGAATGCGCATGGGCCCAAGCAGCTGTGGTGGAAACGGGAGCGACCGGATGTCTACCGGAAGATCGCCAAGTTTGTCGTCCCGGCAGTTTATATCACCGGGAGGCTTGCCGGACTGCGGGCTGACCAGGCATTTATCGATGATACGTACCTTCATTTCACCGGTTTTGCCGATACCGGTCAGGGCATATGGTCCGAAGAGCTCATCAGGGCGTTCGGCATGGACATCGAGAAGCTGCCTTCCATCGTGCGTCCATGGAAAGTGATCGGCTACCTCCAACCGGAACACGCTGATGCTGCAGCATTGCCTCCCGGAATCCCGATCGTCGCCGGATGCGGAGATACGGCGGCTTGTGCGCTCGGGGCAGGGCTGACCGAACCCGGCCGCCTGCTGGACATTGCCGGAACGGCGTCCGTACTGGCAGGCTGTACGGATCATTATAAGCCGGACACGCAAACCCGCACGCTCATGTATGCGCGTTCCGTGATCCCGGACCTCTATTTGCCGCTCGCTTATATTAACGGCGGAGGGGAATGCATTGCCTGGTTCGGCAAGCTGGTCGGCAGCCGCTCCGGCGCTGCATCATCCTACGATGAACTGAACCGGGAAGCGGGCAGGATTCCCCCGGGAAGCGACGGTCTGCTGTTCATACCGCATTTCGGCGGAAGGGTATGCCCCAGCGATTCGCAGCTTCGGGGCGGGTGGATCGGAATGCACTGGGGGCATGGCCAAGCGGCCATGTACCGGTCCATCCTCGAGTCGATCGCCTACGAGTATGCGGGGTATCTCTCGATTCTTAAGCATGCTGTCGGCCAGGTCGCATTTTCGCAGGTTCATGTGGTCGGGGGCGGAGCATCGTCAGCCTTATTCAACCAGATTAAAGCCGATGTGCTGGGTCTGCCGTATCGGACGATGCAGAATCAAGAAACGGCGCTCACCGCCATTGCGCTTATCGCCGGATATGGGATCGGCACGGTCCCAAGCCTTGCTGAAGCGGCTGCCGGGCAAGCCAAACCGGAACAAATGTATGATCCGGACCATTCAAAACGGGGGACATACGCACGCTATGCAGCTGCTTATCACGAAGCCGTATCGAGGCTCTCGGAGCTCTATCAGCAGCGGCTGCAGCAGCATGGTTAG